The following proteins come from a genomic window of Candidatus Methylomirabilota bacterium:
- a CDS encoding response regulator gives PAEPSLAATRVPQGSETILLVEDEDGLRELAREILTAGGYKVLVAAGPGDALGVARRHGGPIHLLLTDVVMPQMSGRELVERLAPEQPEMKVLYMSGYAADAIVHRGVLDPGTVLLQKPFSPDALTRKVREVLSAPQIPR, from the coding sequence GCCCGCCGAGCCGAGCCTCGCGGCGACGCGGGTGCCGCAGGGCTCGGAGACGATCCTGCTCGTCGAGGACGAGGACGGGCTGCGGGAGCTCGCGCGCGAGATCCTGACCGCCGGCGGCTACAAGGTGCTCGTGGCGGCCGGGCCCGGCGATGCCCTCGGCGTCGCCCGGCGGCACGGCGGGCCGATCCACCTGCTCCTCACCGACGTGGTGATGCCGCAGATGAGCGGGCGCGAGCTCGTCGAGCGCCTGGCCCCAGAGCAGCCCGAGATGAAAGTGCTCTACATGTCGGGGTACGCGGCGGACGCGATCGTGCACCGCGGCGTGCTCGATCCGGGCACCGTGCTGCTCCAGAAGCCGTTCTCGCCCGACGCCCTCACGCGCAAGGTGCGCGAGGTTCTGAGCGCGCCTCAGATCCCGAGGTAG